The following nucleotide sequence is from Actinomycetes bacterium.
TCGTGGGCCACCGTCGCCACCAGCTCGGCCCCCTCGCGCTCGAGCCGGTCCCGGGCCGAGGCGGCTCGCAGCGAGGCCACCACGGCGGTGACCGCCGTAGTGGGGCCGCCGTCACGCACGTACCGGGCGGTGACCAGCAGCTGGCCGCCGCCGGGCAGCGCCAGGGCGGACTCCGGGTGGCCGGTCGTGGTGGACAGCGCCCGGTAAGGGTCGACGCAGTCCCACCAGCCACGCCCCCGCGAGTCGAGCAGCGGGAGTGCATCACCGAGTCGGCGTCCGAGAACGGTGGCGCTGGGCAGTCCGGTCAGCCGCTCGGCCGCCCGGTTGAACACGACGACGTACCCATCGGAGTCCGCGACGACCAGCCCGTCGGGCAGGTCGTCGTACGTCGCGGGCCGGTCGGGTGCCCCCATGGCGCCGACCCTAGCGGTGTGCGCGGCGGGGTTCGACTGGGACCGTCGCGGTCGTCCCTGCGTCTGGACGCAGCCGCCGCACTGGCCGCCGGCACCCTGGTCTACGACCAGCTCGGTGCCATCCTCCACGCCGTACGTACCCTGCCCCCCGGACTCTGAGCTCAGGCGGTGGGATCCGGTTGCGGCCGGCGCTGCGCGCGGGCCGAGGCGTACAAGCAGACCGCAGCGGCGGTGGCCAGGTTGAGGCTCTCGGCGCGGCCGTGGATGGGCACGCGCACGATGTGGTCGGCGAGCGCCGCCACCTCGGGTGGGAGGCCCCATGCCTCGTTGCCGAAGATCCAGGCGGTGGGGGCGGTGAGCAGGCCGTCGTCCGCGGCCTCATCGAGGTCACGGCTGCCGGCGCTGTCGGCGGCCAGTACCTGCAGGCCCGCCGCGCGCAGCCCGGCGACGACCTCCTCGACCGCGACGCCGGCCACCAGCGGCAGGTGGAACAGGCAGCCGGCCGAGGCACGCACGCACTTGCCGTTGTAGGGGTCCACGCTCGCCGAGGTGAGGACGACAGCGTCGGCTCCGGCCGCGTCCGCCGCGCGCACCACGGTGCCCGCGTTTCCCGGGTCACGGACCTGGGCCAGCACCGCCACCAACCGCGGCTGGGCGGCGAGCGCCTGGGCGAGCGGCACGTCGAGCAGGTCGCACACCGCCACGATGCCCTGCGGGGTCACCGTCTGGCTGAGCCCGGCCAGCATGTCGGCGCCCAGCCGGTGCACCGGGATGCCGCGGCCCTCGGCGGTGCGGACCAGCTCGGGGTTGCGCGCCTCGGCGTCCGGGCTGACGAACAGCTCACGCACGCCGGAAGCCGACTCCGGCGCGAGCGCCTCACGGACCGCCTGCGGACCCTCGGCGAGGAACGCGCGGTCCCGCTCCCGGAAGGAGCGCTTGAGAAGCCGACGGGCCGCGGTCACCCGCTGGTGCGGGGACCGCGGCCCGGTGCCGGCCGTCATCGGCCTGACGTCACGAGCGACAGCCTCAGGCTGCCGGAGCGTTCCGGTCGGCCGGCAGCGCAGCGCGCGCCACCTCGACGAGGGTGCTGAACGCCGCGGCGTCGTTGACCGCGAGCTCGGCCAGCATCCGCCGGTCGACCTCGACGTCGGCCGCCTTCAGACCCTGGATGAACCGGTTGTACGTCATGTCGTTCGCGCGGGCCGCCGCGTTGATGCGGGTGATCCACAGCTGCCGGAAGTCGCCCTTGCGCTTCTTCCGGTCGCGGTAGCTGTAGACCATGGAGTGGGTGACCTGCTCCTTGGCCTTGCGGTACAGGCGGGACCGCTGACCGCGGTACCCGCTTGCGCGCTCGAGCATGTCCCGGCGCTTCTTCTGGGCGTTGACCGCCCTCTTCACGCGTGCCACGTGGTTCTCCTTGGTGGTGCGACGCCCAGACCGGCGCGTCAGCGTCGGGGGTTTGTCAGCGCCCGAGCAGGCGCTTGACCTTCTTGACATCGGCCGGAGCCGTGACGACGTCGGCTGCCAGCCGACGGGTGCGGTCGGAGCCCTTGCCCTCAAGCAGGTGCCGCCGGTTCGCCTGCTCGCGCATGACCTTGCCGGAGCCGGTGATCCGGAACCGCTTCTTGGTCCCGCTGTGGGTCTTGTTCTTCGGCATGCCGCCGCTTCTCCTCGTCGGTTGCGGCCCCGGTCGGTGACCGGCGCGCTCGGGTGGTGCTGCTCGCTCAGTTCTCGGTGGCGCTCGCGGGGGTCTCGTCGACCAGGTCGTCGACCGACCCGTCCGGCTCGGCGTCGCCGCGCCGGCGCCGCTCGGCGTCCCGCCGGGCCTCCGCCTGCGCCTCGGCCTTCTTCCGGACCGGCCCCAGGACCATCACCATGTTGCGGCCGTCCTGTTTCGGCGAGGACTCCACGAACCCGAGGTCCGAGACGTCCTCCGCCAGCCGCTGCAGCAGCCGGAACCCCAGCTCGGGGCGGGACTGCTCGCGTCCGCGGAACATGATGGTGATCTTGACTTTGTCCCCGGCCTTGAGGAACCGGACGACGTGACCCTTCTTGGTCTCGTAGTCGTGCGGGTCGATCTTGGGCCGGAGCTTCATCTCCTTGATGACCGTGTTGACCTGCTTCTTGCGGTCCTCACGGGCCTTCATGGCCGACTCGTACTTGAACTTGCCGAAGTCCATGAGCTTGCAGACCGGCGGCTTGGCCATGGGGGCCACCTCGACCAGGTCGAGGTCGGACTCCTGGGCCAGTCGCAGCGCATCCTCGATGCGCACGATGCCAACCTGCTCGCCGTTCGGACCCACGAGCCGGACCTCGGGAACGCGGATCCGGTCGTTGATGCGGGGCTCGACGCTGATGGGGCCTCCTCGGGTTGCGGACCGTGCCGACCCCGGGAACGGGAAAGGGCCCCGTGCCTGACGCAGGCGAGGGCCCTGATCCCGGGCGGCGACCGGAGCCGGCCGACGGCCGGTACGGCACTGCGGGACGCCGAAACTTCCGACGTCCGGACCGGACCCGGCGACGCTTGGGGACGTACCGGGTGGGAGGCGGGCCTCCGCTTGCGGACCGGAGCACTGACGCACCCCGATCGGTCGTCTGCCAGGGTAGCAGGATGAGCACCGAGGATCCGAACGGGTACACCGACGCCGCCCGCGACATCGCCGAGGTGCCGGCCGCCGAGGTGGTCTCCGCCGCCGCCCTGCACCTGATGAGCGCAGCCGCCGTCCAGTGCGGGCTGTCCGTTCCGGACGACCCGGGTGGCGCGCCGCCCGCGGACCTGGCCGAGGCCCGGATCCTCATCGACGCCCTCGCCGGCCTGGTCACCGCGGCCGCACCGCACCTCGGCCACCACCACGCGGCCCCACTGCGAGACGGCCTGCGTAGCCTGCAGCTGGCCTTCCGCGAGGCCTCCCCCTACCCCGACCAGCCCGGTGACGGGCCCGGCGAGAAGCTCACCGGGCCCGTCTACCGTTGAGCCGGACTCAGGCCGCGGGGTCCTTGCGCGCCACCTGGTAGACCAGCGCGGCCAGCACCCCGCCCACCAGCGGCGCCAGGATGAACAGCCACAGCTGGGACAGCGCGGTGCCGCCCTCGAACAGCGCCGGACCGAAGGAGCGGGCCGGGTTGACCGAGGTCCCGGTCAACGGGATGCCGACGAGGTGCACGACCGCGAGCGTTGTGCCGATCGCGAGCCCGGCCATGCCCGCCGTGGCGGCCTTGTCGGTCACCAGCAGGATGACCAGGACGAACAGCAGGGTCAGCACGGTCTCGACGACGAACGCGCCGGCCATGTTGATCCCGTGGCCCGCCCCGTAGCCATTGGTGCCCAGCGCCCCGGTCTCATCCGTGACGTCGAAGCTGGTGGTCGCCAGCTTGAGCAGGGCGGCCGCGGCGGTCGCCCCCACCAGCTGGACCACCCAGTACGGCACCGCCTCCGACAGCGGCATCTTGCGCGCAATCACCATGCCGATGGTGACGGCCGGGTTGACATGGCAGCCGGACACCGGCCCGAATGCGTACACAGCGAAGGTGAGGACCAAGCCGAAGGCGAGGGCAACGGACAGCGGCCCGGCGGACTTGATGCCGGTGACCGCCGCGCCGACGGCGAGGAACACCAGGGCAAAGGTTCCGATGAACTCGGCAGTGAGCCTCCTGGCCATGGGCCATCCCTTCCGATCGGCATCCGACGAAGATCAGCCTCCCAGCCCCCGACAGCGTCGGCGGCCTGAACGCCTCGATTGCGGTCAGCACGCCACGTCTGCCACGGCCAGGTCGAGGCCGCGGTCCAGCCGGGCCCGCAGCACCGGCACGTCGGCGAGGCGGGCGGCCACGGCCTGCGCGAGCCCGAGCCCGTCGGCGGACCGCTTCGGCACCACGGTGACCAGCAGGTCCGCGTCGTCCGCCGGGCCGACGGAGACGCTCGCCAGCCCGGGCAGCCCCTCGACTGCCGCGGCGACCGCCGCAGCCACGACCGGGTCGGCGGACGGCGGCAGCCACGGCCGGTCCTCGGCCAGCGCCAGCAGCAGCGACCCGGTGAGCGCCACCCGGTGCGGGCTGGCCGGGTCGACTAGCAGCGCGTCACCGCCCTCGTCGAACACCCCCCGGGCGGCGTCCACCGCGCGGAGCGGGAACGGGCGCGCGTCCGGGTCCCACTCAGCCAGGGCCGCCAGCGAGGTGAACACCGGGACGCCGCGCCGGCCGTCCGGCGAGGTCATCGTGACGGTGGCCAGGTGCGCGACCTTCTCCACGGTGCGCCCGGTCGCGTCGGTGTCGGCCTCGTCCAGCCGGGCCACCACCGGGGCCAGCAGCCGCGCGTCGCGCAGCGCGGCCACCACGGTGTCCGCCCCGGCCCGGCCCTCGGCCACCGCCGTCAGCGCGGCCAGCACCGCGGGCGCGGCCGATCCGTCGTCCGCACCGAACGGCGACGACGGCGGCAGCGGGCGACCGGTCACCGCGCCACGCTAGCCGGGCCAGCCGTCTGCGACGATGCGCGGGTGGGCAGCCAGGCAGCAACGGGAGAGGGCACCACCGCCGGCGCGATGCGCCCCGGCCTGCTGCTGGCCGCACTGCTGCTGGTCGCACTCAACCTCCGCGCGGCGCTCGCGTCGATCCCGCCGCTGGTCCCGGCCATCGAGGCGGACCTCGGTCTGAGCGGCGCCGCCGCCGGCGCGCTCACGACGCTGCCGGTGCTGTGCATGGGGCTGTTCGCGCCGCCCGCGCACCGGATGGCCCAGCGGTTCGGCCGGGAGGCGGCCATCGTGGTGGCGCTCGTGCTGCTGCTGGCCGGTTTCGCGCTGCGGCTCGCGGGGTCGTTCGCGCCCGCACTGTTCCTCGCGGTGCTGCTCGGCGGGATCGGGATCGCGGTGGCCGGCACCGTGCTGCCGGGCGTCGTCAAGGAGTTCTTCCCCGAGCGGTCCGGCACCGTCACCGGGTTCTACCTGGCCGCCATGATGGTCGGTGCCACCGCGGCGTCGGCGCTCGCGGTGCCGCTGGCCGCGGCGCTGGGCTCGTGGCAGGCCTCGATCGCCTCGTGGGGGATCCTCGCCGTGGTCGCGCTGGCGGCCTGGCTGCCGGTGCTGCGCAAGGTCAACGAGCGCGAGGGCGAGGAGGCCGAGACCGCCACCCATGGGCTGCCCTGGCGCAGCCGCACCGCCTGGCTGGTGGCCGCCTACCTCACCGCGAACTCGGTGCTGTTCTACTCGCTGCTGGCCTGGATCGCCCCGGCCTACGAGTCGTTCGGCTGGACCGGCGAGCGGTCCGGGCTGCTGCTCGCCGAGTTCAGCGTGGTGCAGCTGCTGTCGGCGCTGACCATCCCGATCGCCGCCGACCGGATGCCGGACCGCCGTCCGCTGTTCGGGCTGGTCGTCGGGATGGCCGTCGTCGGGCTGGTGGTCGTCACCTGGGTGCCGATGGGGGCGCCGTGGGTCTGGATCGCGATCCTCGGCTACGGGCTCGGCGGCGGGTTCACCCTCGGCTTGGCCCTGCTCGTCGACTATGCGCCCGACCCCAGCCAGTCGGCCGGGCTGTCCGCGATGGCCTTCCTGGTCTCCTACACGATCGCCGCGGCCGGACCGCTCCTGCTCGGTGCGCTGCGCGACGCCACCGGCGGCTTCCGGGTGCCGTTCCTGCTGCTGCTGGTGACCGGCGTCCTCCAGCTGGGCCTGGTCACCCGGTTGAGGCCGGGCCGCTCGGTGGCCTGATCCGGACCACTCCGCGGTCCAGGTCGACGTCCATCGGCTCGCCCTCACCCTGTTCGTCCCGCCGGAACGCCTCGGCCTGCCGCTCCTCGACGGCGGCCCGCGCGGACGCACCGCCGAAGAACGCCCCGAACTCGGCCATCCCCGCGCCCAGCGCGCCCCCGGCCGACCCGGCCCCGGCGCCGATCCGGCGCAGGATGCCGTGCCCCGCGAGCTCCTCGGGGGTGTCCGCGTCGGTGGCGTCGCCGGCGTCGTCGCAGGCGACCTCCACGACGTCGGCCGGATGCGCGGCCAGGTAGGGCCGCGCTCCCACGTCCCCCACCGCCAGCTCGGCCACCCCGGCCCAGTGCCCTCGGCCGAGCAGCACCGGGTGCGCCCGCTGCCCGCCGTACGTCGCGACCGCGAGCACCGCAGCCGGGTCGTCACCCCCGGCTGCCAGCACCCGGCGCACGGCGGCCGGCAGCAGGCCCGGCTGGTCCACGAGCGTGACCGCCGCGGCGTCCACGGTGTCCGACAGCGCGGCCAGCCCGGCGCTCAGCGACGACCCCATCCCGCTCGCCCACTCCGGGTTCACCACCACCTGGTCAGCCCCGGGTACCTCGACGACCGCCGCTCCGAGGACGACGACCACGGGATCGCACCCGCCGAGGCGCAGCACCCGCACCGCCCGGTCGACCAGCCGCTCGCCGTCCAGCTCGGCGACCGCCTTGGGTCCGCCGAACCGGCTGCCCTCCCCCGCCGCGAGCAGCACCCCGGCGACGCTCACCGATCCGCCCCGGGGTGGATCGGCCCGTCCACCGAGCCCAGCCGCGACCCGGTGCCGCCCCAGTGCGCCGCGATGATCTCGGCGGCGATCGAGACGGCGGTCTCCTCCGGGGTGCGGGCGCCGATGTCCAGCCCGATCGGCGAGGACAGCCGGGCCAGCTGGTCGTCGGTGAGCCCGGCCTCGCGCAGCCGGGCCAGCCGGTCCTCGTGGGTGCGCCGGCTGCCCATGGCCCCGATGTAGGTGGCCGGGGTGCGCAGCGCCACCTCCAGCAGCGGCACGTCGAACTTCGGGTCGTGGGTGAGCACGCAGATCACCGTGCGCGAGTCCACCTGCACGCCGCTGAGGTACCGGTGCGGCCACTCCACGACCACCTCGTCGGCGTCCGGGAACCGCTTGGTCGTGGCGAACACCGGGCGGGCGTCGCACACGGTCACGTGGTAGCCGAGAAACCGGCCGATGCGGGCCACCGCACCGGCGAAGTCGATCGCGCCGAAGACCAGCATGAGCGGCGGCGGGGCGTACGACTGGACGAACACGGCCAGCTCGTCGCCGCGGCGCTCGCCGTCCGCGCCGTAGTGCAAGAACCCGGTGCGCCCGGACTCGAGCATGCCGCGGACGTCGTCCGTCACCGCGTGCTCGAGCCGCTGCGAGCCGAGCTCGCCGGAAGCCCGGTCCGGCCAGACCACCCGCTTGGCGCCCAGCCGCCCCGGCCCGTCGACGATCGTGGCCACCGCGACCGGCTCCCGCCGCTCGATCGAGGCGATCACCGCGGGCAGCTGCGGCCAGGTCCGCTCCGACACCGCCTCGACGAACACGTCGAGGATCCCGCCGCAGGTCAGCCCGACCGCGAACGCGTCGTCGTCGCTCACTCCGTACCGCTGCAGCACCGGGCGGCCGCTGGCCATGACCTCTTGGGCCAGGTCGTAGACCGCGCCCTCGACGCAGCCGCCGCTCACGCTGCCGACCGCCTCGCCGGACGCCGACACCGCCATCGACGCCCCCGCCGGGCGGGGCGCGGACTTCCAGGTCCGCACGACGGTGGCCAGCCCGAAGCTGCCGCCCTCGTCGTACAGCCGACGAATGTCGGCGATCACCTCACGCATCGACGGACCCTCCCTGGGAGATCAGCGCACCCAGCCGCTCGAACGCGGCCAGGCTGTGCCCCTCGACGAAGTCGTCAACCCACGGCAGTGCCGTGGCCATCCCCGCGGTGATCGGCGCGAACCCCTCGCGGGCCATGTGCGGGTTGACCCAGACCACCCGGTGGGCCAGCCGGTGCAGCCGGTGCATCTGCTCGCCCAGCAGCGTGGGGTCGCCGCGCTCCCAGCCGTCGGACGCGACCACGACGACCGCCCCGCGGGCCGCCCCCCGCTGGCCGTACCGGTCGAGGAAGGCCTTCAGCTCCTCGCCCAGCCGGGTGCCGCCGCTCCAGTCCGGGACGACGGACGACACGGCGGTCATGGCGGCGTCCGGGTCCGTGGCCGCCATCTCCCTGGTCACCCGGGTCAGCCGGGTGCCGATGGTGAACGCCTCGGTCCGGGGCCGCTGCCGCACGCAGGCGTGCGCGAACCGGAGCACCGTGTCGGCGTACGGCGCCATCGACCCGCTCACGTCCACGAGCAGGACCACCCGCCGGGCCCGCTGAGTGCGGTGCTGGCGCCGCAGCCG
It contains:
- a CDS encoding XdhC family protein, yielding MREVIADIRRLYDEGGSFGLATVVRTWKSAPRPAGASMAVSASGEAVGSVSGGCVEGAVYDLAQEVMASGRPVLQRYGVSDDDAFAVGLTCGGILDVFVEAVSERTWPQLPAVIASIERREPVAVATIVDGPGRLGAKRVVWPDRASGELGSQRLEHAVTDDVRGMLESGRTGFLHYGADGERRGDELAVFVQSYAPPPLMLVFGAIDFAGAVARIGRFLGYHVTVCDARPVFATTKRFPDADEVVVEWPHRYLSGVQVDSRTVICVLTHDPKFDVPLLEVALRTPATYIGAMGSRRTHEDRLARLREAGLTDDQLARLSSPIGLDIGARTPEETAVSIAAEIIAAHWGGTGSRLGSVDGPIHPGADR
- a CDS encoding MIP family channel protein yields the protein MARRLTAEFIGTFALVFLAVGAAVTGIKSAGPLSVALAFGLVLTFAVYAFGPVSGCHVNPAVTIGMVIARKMPLSEAVPYWVVQLVGATAAAALLKLATTSFDVTDETGALGTNGYGAGHGINMAGAFVVETVLTLLFVLVILLVTDKAATAGMAGLAIGTTLAVVHLVGIPLTGTSVNPARSFGPALFEGGTALSQLWLFILAPLVGGVLAALVYQVARKDPAA
- a CDS encoding MFS transporter, whose amino-acid sequence is MGSQAATGEGTTAGAMRPGLLLAALLLVALNLRAALASIPPLVPAIEADLGLSGAAAGALTTLPVLCMGLFAPPAHRMAQRFGREAAIVVALVLLLAGFALRLAGSFAPALFLAVLLGGIGIAVAGTVLPGVVKEFFPERSGTVTGFYLAAMMVGATAASALAVPLAAALGSWQASIASWGILAVVALAAWLPVLRKVNEREGEEAETATHGLPWRSRTAWLVAAYLTANSVLFYSLLAWIAPAYESFGWTGERSGLLLAEFSVVQLLSALTIPIAADRMPDRRPLFGLVVGMAVVGLVVVTWVPMGAPWVWIAILGYGLGGGFTLGLALLVDYAPDPSQSAGLSAMAFLVSYTIAAAGPLLLGALRDATGGFRVPFLLLLVTGVLQLGLVTRLRPGRSVA
- the rplT gene encoding 50S ribosomal protein L20, with amino-acid sequence MARVKRAVNAQKKRRDMLERASGYRGQRSRLYRKAKEQVTHSMVYSYRDRKKRKGDFRQLWITRINAAARANDMTYNRFIQGLKAADVEVDRRMLAELAVNDAAAFSTLVEVARAALPADRNAPAA
- a CDS encoding VWA domain-containing protein, whose protein sequence is MSAAVSASAGAETVLDTLVGFARTLRAAGVAAGPDRVQAMVEALGELDVCRRDDVYWAGRLTLCSGPDDLPRYGAAFTAWFGGEVPPPMRPVPRTEVRREVAMPVDASAGDRPGTDPSRAATASPAEVLRHRDVARLTPAERDEVRRMIALLRSPAPLRPSRRLVPDRHGLLDPRRTVRAMLERGGEPARLRRQHRTQRARRVVLLVDVSGSMAPYADTVLRFAHACVRQRPRTEAFTIGTRLTRVTREMAATDPDAAMTAVSSVVPDWSGGTRLGEELKAFLDRYGQRGAARGAVVVVASDGWERGDPTLLGEQMHRLHRLAHRVVWVNPHMAREGFAPITAGMATALPWVDDFVEGHSLAAFERLGALISQGGSVDA
- a CDS encoding DUF1844 domain-containing protein; translation: MSTEDPNGYTDAARDIAEVPAAEVVSAAALHLMSAAAVQCGLSVPDDPGGAPPADLAEARILIDALAGLVTAAAPHLGHHHAAPLRDGLRSLQLAFREASPYPDQPGDGPGEKLTGPVYR
- a CDS encoding SseB family protein, with product MTGRPLPPSSPFGADDGSAAPAVLAALTAVAEGRAGADTVVAALRDARLLAPVVARLDEADTDATGRTVEKVAHLATVTMTSPDGRRGVPVFTSLAALAEWDPDARPFPLRAVDAARGVFDEGGDALLVDPASPHRVALTGSLLLALAEDRPWLPPSADPVVAAAVAAAVEGLPGLASVSVGPADDADLLVTVVPKRSADGLGLAQAVAARLADVPVLRARLDRGLDLAVADVAC
- a CDS encoding NTP transferase domain-containing protein; amino-acid sequence: MSVAGVLLAAGEGSRFGGPKAVAELDGERLVDRAVRVLRLGGCDPVVVVLGAAVVEVPGADQVVVNPEWASGMGSSLSAGLAALSDTVDAAAVTLVDQPGLLPAAVRRVLAAGGDDPAAVLAVATYGGQRAHPVLLGRGHWAGVAELAVGDVGARPYLAAHPADVVEVACDDAGDATDADTPEELAGHGILRRIGAGAGSAGGALGAGMAEFGAFFGGASARAAVEERQAEAFRRDEQGEGEPMDVDLDRGVVRIRPPSGPASTG
- the rpmI gene encoding 50S ribosomal protein L35; its protein translation is MPKNKTHSGTKKRFRITGSGKVMREQANRRHLLEGKGSDRTRRLAADVVTAPADVKKVKRLLGR
- the infC gene encoding translation initiation factor IF-3, which codes for MSVEPRINDRIRVPEVRLVGPNGEQVGIVRIEDALRLAQESDLDLVEVAPMAKPPVCKLMDFGKFKYESAMKAREDRKKQVNTVIKEMKLRPKIDPHDYETKKGHVVRFLKAGDKVKITIMFRGREQSRPELGFRLLQRLAEDVSDLGFVESSPKQDGRNMVMVLGPVRKKAEAQAEARRDAERRRRGDAEPDGSVDDLVDETPASATEN
- a CDS encoding RNA methyltransferase yields the protein MTAGTGPRSPHQRVTAARRLLKRSFRERDRAFLAEGPQAVREALAPESASGVRELFVSPDAEARNPELVRTAEGRGIPVHRLGADMLAGLSQTVTPQGIVAVCDLLDVPLAQALAAQPRLVAVLAQVRDPGNAGTVVRAADAAGADAVVLTSASVDPYNGKCVRASAGCLFHLPLVAGVAVEEVVAGLRAAGLQVLAADSAGSRDLDEAADDGLLTAPTAWIFGNEAWGLPPEVAALADHIVRVPIHGRAESLNLATAAAVCLYASARAQRRPQPDPTA